From Pseudomonas poae, the proteins below share one genomic window:
- the dnaJ gene encoding molecular chaperone DnaJ, which produces MAKRDYYEVLGVERGSSEADLKKAYRRLAMKHHPDRNPDSKESEEMFKEANEAYECLSDPNKRAAYDQYGHAGVDPSMGGGGAGFGGQNFSDIFGDVFSDFFGGGRGGQRGGAQRGSDLRYTLELNLEEAVRGTSVNIRVPTLVNCKPCDGSGAKKGSSPITCPTCGGIGQVRMQQGFFSVQQTCPRCHGQGKIISDPCDSCHGEGRVEEYKTLSVKVPAGVDTGDRIRLSGEGEAGTQGGPTGDLYVVINVREHSIFQRDGKHLFCEVPISFVDAALGGELEIPTLDGRVKLKIPEGTQTGKQFRIRGKGVAPVRGGGAGDLMCRVAVETPVNLGRRQRELLEEFRSSLEGDDSHSPKTTGFFDGVKRFFGDL; this is translated from the coding sequence TGACTATTACGAAGTGTTGGGTGTGGAGCGTGGCTCCAGCGAGGCGGACCTGAAAAAGGCTTACCGTCGCCTGGCGATGAAGCACCACCCGGACCGTAATCCGGATAGCAAAGAATCCGAAGAAATGTTCAAAGAGGCCAATGAGGCCTACGAATGCCTGTCTGATCCCAACAAGCGTGCGGCCTACGATCAGTATGGCCATGCCGGTGTTGACCCGAGCATGGGTGGCGGCGGTGCGGGTTTTGGCGGTCAGAACTTCTCCGATATTTTCGGCGATGTTTTCAGCGACTTCTTCGGCGGTGGCCGGGGTGGCCAGCGTGGCGGTGCCCAGCGTGGCAGCGACTTGCGCTACACCCTGGAGCTGAACCTGGAAGAGGCCGTGCGCGGCACCAGCGTCAATATCCGCGTGCCGACGTTGGTCAATTGCAAGCCGTGCGACGGTTCGGGCGCCAAGAAAGGCTCTTCGCCAATCACCTGCCCAACCTGCGGCGGTATCGGCCAAGTGCGCATGCAGCAGGGCTTCTTCTCGGTGCAGCAAACCTGCCCGCGCTGCCATGGCCAGGGCAAGATCATTTCCGATCCGTGCGACTCCTGCCATGGCGAAGGCCGCGTAGAAGAGTACAAAACCTTGTCGGTGAAAGTGCCGGCGGGTGTGGATACCGGCGACCGTATTCGTCTGTCGGGCGAAGGCGAGGCGGGCACTCAGGGTGGCCCTACCGGCGACCTGTACGTGGTGATCAATGTGCGCGAGCACTCGATCTTCCAGCGCGACGGCAAGCACCTGTTCTGTGAAGTGCCGATCAGCTTCGTCGACGCGGCGTTGGGCGGCGAGCTGGAGATTCCGACCCTCGACGGCCGAGTCAAACTCAAGATCCCTGAGGGGACGCAGACCGGCAAGCAGTTCCGTATCCGTGGCAAAGGCGTTGCGCCGGTGCGCGGTGGCGGTGCTGGTGACCTGATGTGTCGTGTGGCGGTGGAAACGCCGGTCAACCTGGGCCGTCGTCAACGTGAACTGCTCGAAGAGTTCCGTAGCTCGCTGGAAGGCGATGACTCCCATTCGCCGAAGACCACTGGCTTTTTCGATGGTGTGAAGCGCTTCTTCGGCGACCTGTAA
- the dapB gene encoding 4-hydroxy-tetrahydrodipicolinate reductase, translated as MRRIAVMGAAGRMGKTLVEAVQQRSPASGLTAAIVRPGSTLIGADAGELASLGRIGVSLSSSLEQVADEFDVLIDFTLPDVMLKNLAFCRKAGKAMVIGTTGLSVEQKQLLVEAGKDIPIVFAANFSVGVNLSLKLLDLAARVLGDEADIEIIETHHRHKIDAPSGTALRMGEAIADALGRDLSKVAVYGREGHTGARARDTIGFATVRGGDVVGDHTVLFATEGERLEITHKASSRMTFAKGAVRAALWLDGREAGLYDMRDVLDLH; from the coding sequence ATGCGACGTATAGCCGTGATGGGCGCTGCCGGGCGCATGGGTAAAACGCTGGTTGAGGCCGTGCAGCAGCGCTCGCCGGCTTCCGGGTTGACCGCGGCCATCGTGCGCCCCGGCAGCACGTTGATTGGTGCGGACGCGGGTGAGCTGGCTTCGCTGGGGCGAATCGGCGTGTCGTTGTCGAGCAGTCTGGAGCAAGTGGCTGACGAGTTCGATGTGTTGATCGACTTCACTCTGCCTGACGTGATGCTGAAAAACCTGGCCTTCTGCCGCAAGGCCGGTAAGGCCATGGTCATCGGCACCACGGGCTTGAGTGTCGAGCAGAAGCAGTTGCTGGTGGAGGCGGGCAAGGACATTCCTATCGTCTTTGCGGCCAACTTCAGTGTGGGTGTAAACCTGTCGCTCAAGTTACTGGATCTGGCGGCGCGGGTGCTGGGGGATGAGGCGGATATCGAGATCATCGAAACGCATCACCGCCACAAGATCGACGCGCCATCAGGCACTGCGCTGCGCATGGGCGAGGCGATTGCCGATGCGTTGGGGCGTGACCTGTCGAAAGTCGCGGTTTACGGTCGTGAAGGCCATACCGGTGCGCGTGCGCGTGACACTATCGGCTTTGCCACTGTGCGCGGTGGTGATGTGGTGGGTGATCACACTGTGCTGTTCGCCACCGAAGGCGAGCGCCTGGAAATCACGCACAAGGCGTCCAGCCGCATGACGTTTGCCAAGGGTGCGGTGCGTGCTGCGCTCTGGTTGGACGGCCGTGAGGCTGGCCTGTACGACATGCGTGATGTGCTGGATCTGCACTAA
- the carA gene encoding glutamine-hydrolyzing carbamoyl-phosphate synthase small subunit, translating into MTKPAILALADGSIFRGEAIGADGQTVGEVVFNTAMTGYQEILTDPSYAQQIVTLTYPHIGNTGTTPEDVESDRVWSAGLVIRDLPLVASNWRNTMSLSDYLKANNVVAIAGIDTRRLTRILREKGSQNGCIMVGDNISEEAAIAAAQGFPGLKGMDLAKVVSVKEKYEWRSTVWDLKTDSHATIDAAELPYHVVAYDYGVKFNILRMLVERGCRVTVVPAQTPASDVLALQPDGVFLSNGPGDPEPCDYAIQAIKDVLETEIPVFGICLGHQLLALASGAKTLKMGHGHHGANHPVQDLDTGVVMITSQNHGFAVDEATLPSNVRAIHKSLFDGSLQGIERTDKSAFSFQGHPEASPGPNDVAPLFDRFINEMAKRR; encoded by the coding sequence TTGACTAAGCCAGCCATACTCGCCCTTGCTGATGGCAGCATTTTTCGCGGCGAAGCCATTGGAGCCGACGGTCAAACCGTTGGAGAGGTGGTGTTTAACACTGCCATGACCGGCTATCAGGAAATCCTTACCGATCCTTCCTACGCCCAACAGATCGTTACCCTGACCTATCCGCACATCGGCAACACCGGTACTACACCGGAAGACGTCGAGTCTGATCGTGTGTGGTCGGCGGGCCTGGTCATTCGTGACCTGCCACTGGTTGCGAGCAACTGGCGTAACACCATGTCGCTGTCCGATTACCTGAAAGCCAACAATGTGGTGGCGATCGCCGGTATCGATACGCGCCGCCTCACGCGCATCCTGCGTGAAAAAGGCTCGCAGAACGGCTGCATCATGGTCGGTGACAATATTTCCGAAGAAGCGGCGATTGCCGCAGCGCAAGGCTTCCCTGGCTTGAAAGGCATGGACCTGGCGAAAGTCGTCAGCGTTAAAGAGAAGTACGAGTGGCGCTCCACGGTCTGGGACTTGAAGACTGATAGCCATGCGACCATCGACGCTGCCGAGCTGCCTTACCACGTGGTCGCCTATGACTACGGCGTGAAGTTCAACATCCTGCGCATGCTGGTTGAACGTGGCTGCCGCGTGACCGTGGTGCCGGCGCAAACCCCTGCGAGCGATGTACTGGCCCTGCAACCGGACGGCGTGTTCCTGTCCAACGGCCCGGGTGACCCCGAGCCTTGCGACTACGCCATCCAGGCGATCAAGGACGTGCTGGAAACCGAGATTCCGGTCTTCGGTATCTGCCTCGGCCACCAGCTGCTGGCCCTGGCCTCCGGCGCCAAGACCCTGAAAATGGGGCACGGCCACCACGGTGCCAACCACCCTGTGCAAGACCTGGACACCGGCGTTGTGATGATCACCAGCCAGAACCACGGTTTTGCGGTAGATGAAGCAACCCTGCCGAGCAACGTTCGCGCCATTCACAAGTCGCTGTTCGACGGCTCCCTGCAAGGTATCGAGCGCACCGACAAGAGCGCGTTCAGCTTCCAGGGCCACCCTGAAGCCAGCCCGGGCCCGAACGACGTAGCGCCGCTGTTCGACCGTTTCATCAATGAGATGGCCAAGCGACGCTGA